A stretch of Janibacter endophyticus DNA encodes these proteins:
- the ruvC gene encoding crossover junction endodeoxyribonuclease RuvC, whose amino-acid sequence MRVLGVDPGLTRCGLSVIDRGPRGDLSPSAAKPRMVAVGVVRTTSDRVTGDRLAYLAGELDSWLERFEPDVIAIERVYMAEHVPTVMTTVMASGLVHLAGARRGLVVHEHTPTEVKAAVTGSGRADKAQVTSMITRVLGLSEAPRPADAADALAVALCHVWRGSGTTRLAEAAASERARLAALGGRA is encoded by the coding sequence GTGCGAGTCCTCGGGGTGGACCCGGGTCTGACCCGGTGCGGCCTCTCGGTCATCGACCGGGGTCCCCGAGGCGACCTCTCGCCGTCCGCGGCGAAGCCGCGCATGGTCGCCGTGGGCGTGGTGCGGACGACGAGCGACCGGGTGACCGGTGACCGGCTCGCCTATCTCGCGGGCGAGCTCGACTCCTGGCTCGAGCGCTTCGAGCCCGACGTCATCGCGATCGAGCGGGTCTACATGGCCGAGCACGTCCCGACCGTCATGACGACGGTCATGGCCAGCGGTCTCGTCCACCTCGCCGGTGCCCGGCGAGGTCTCGTCGTCCACGAGCACACCCCGACCGAGGTCAAGGCCGCGGTCACCGGCTCCGGCCGGGCGGACAAGGCCCAGGTCACGAGCATGATCACCCGCGTCCTGGGGCTGAGCGAGGCACCGCGCCCCGCGGACGCCGCCGACGCACTCGCCGTCGCCCTCTGCCACGTCTGGCGGGGCAGCGGCACCACCCGCCTCGCCGAGGCCGCGGCCTCCGAGCGTGCCCGACTCGCTGCCCTGGGAGGCCGAGCATGA
- the ruvA gene encoding Holliday junction branch migration protein RuvA — protein MIASVTGTARHVGLDRVVVEVGGVGMLVHTPPAVAAAARTGSALSLATTLVVREDSMTLYGFAEEGHRDTFELLQTVSGVGPRVALAIVSVLTPEQLAAAIADEDVRTLTKVPGIGKKGAERLVLELRDKIGVVPGAGGAAPAAAPTGLPWRAQVVEALVGLGYSGSQAESAVDRAAQGLGDQPDVSEALRAALRELAG, from the coding sequence ATGATCGCGTCCGTCACCGGTACCGCCCGCCACGTCGGCCTCGACCGGGTCGTCGTCGAGGTCGGGGGAGTGGGCATGCTCGTCCACACCCCGCCGGCCGTCGCCGCGGCCGCCCGGACGGGCAGCGCCCTCTCTCTCGCGACGACGCTCGTCGTGCGTGAGGACTCGATGACCCTCTACGGCTTCGCCGAGGAGGGGCACCGCGACACCTTCGAGCTGCTCCAGACCGTCTCCGGCGTCGGCCCGCGCGTCGCGCTGGCCATCGTCTCCGTCCTGACCCCCGAGCAGCTCGCGGCGGCCATCGCCGACGAGGACGTGCGCACCCTCACCAAGGTGCCGGGCATCGGCAAGAAGGGCGCGGAGCGGCTCGTGCTCGAGCTGCGCGACAAGATCGGCGTCGTCCCCGGGGCCGGCGGCGCCGCGCCGGCCGCCGCACCGACCGGGCTGCCCTGGCGGGCCCAGGTCGTCGAGGCGCTCGTCGGGCTCGGCTACTCGGGCTCGCAGGCGGAGTCCGCGGTCGACCGTGCGGCACAGGGGCTCGGTGACCAGCCCGACGTCTCCGAGGCACTGCGCGCCGCACTGCGGGAGCTCGCCGGATGA
- the ruvB gene encoding Holliday junction branch migration DNA helicase RuvB: protein MSGEGFSSEIREPDEPYGDGSYEATARIVDAAAEDDTAVEAALRPKRLADFPGQTKVRDQLGLVLEAARRRAAPPDHVLLSGPPGLGKTTLALIVGAELGQPVRVTSGPAIQHAGDLAAILSSLVEGEVLFLDEIHRMSRSAEEMLYLAMEDYRVDVVVGKGPGATAIPLELPPFTVVGATTRAGLLPAPLRDRFGFTGHLDYYETADLETILHRSAGLLQVPADAAGIGEIARRSRGTPRIANRLLRRVRDWAQVHGDGAVDERAARAALTLFDVDEAGLDRLDRGVLEVLCHRFGGGPTGLSTLAVALGEETDTVETVAEPYLVRTGYLARTPRGRVATALAWRHLGLDAPAGDQDALPIEETGRFGG from the coding sequence ATGAGCGGCGAGGGCTTCAGCTCCGAGATCCGCGAGCCGGACGAGCCGTACGGCGACGGCTCGTACGAGGCGACCGCCCGGATCGTCGACGCGGCGGCGGAGGACGACACGGCCGTCGAGGCGGCGCTGCGCCCCAAGCGGCTCGCCGACTTCCCCGGCCAGACCAAGGTGCGCGACCAGCTCGGCCTCGTCCTCGAGGCAGCCCGTCGGCGTGCGGCCCCGCCAGACCACGTCCTGCTCTCCGGCCCGCCCGGGCTCGGCAAGACGACCCTGGCCCTCATCGTCGGTGCGGAGCTCGGCCAGCCGGTCCGGGTGACCTCCGGCCCGGCCATCCAGCACGCCGGCGACCTCGCGGCGATCCTCTCCTCGCTCGTGGAGGGGGAGGTGCTCTTCCTCGACGAGATCCACCGGATGTCGCGCTCGGCGGAGGAGATGCTCTACCTCGCGATGGAGGACTACCGGGTCGACGTCGTCGTCGGCAAGGGCCCCGGGGCCACGGCGATCCCGCTCGAGCTGCCGCCCTTCACGGTCGTCGGGGCCACGACCCGCGCCGGGCTGCTCCCCGCGCCGCTGCGCGACCGCTTCGGCTTCACCGGTCACCTCGACTACTACGAGACCGCCGATCTCGAGACGATCCTGCACCGCTCCGCCGGCCTCCTCCAGGTGCCGGCCGACGCGGCCGGCATCGGCGAGATCGCCCGACGCTCCCGCGGCACGCCGCGCATCGCCAACCGGCTGCTGCGCCGCGTCCGGGACTGGGCGCAGGTGCACGGCGACGGTGCTGTCGACGAGCGAGCGGCCCGGGCAGCCCTGACCCTCTTCGACGTCGACGAGGCCGGCCTGGACCGGCTCGACCGCGGCGTCCTCGAGGTGCTCTGCCACCGCTTCGGCGGCGGCCCGACCGGGCTGTCGACCCTCGCGGTGGCCCTCGGGGAGGAGACCGACACCGTCGAGACGGTCGCCGAGCCCTACCTCGTCCGTACCGGCTACCTCGCCCGGACCCCGCGCGGGCGGGTCGCGACCGCCCTGGCCTGGCGGCACCTCGGTCTCGACGCCCCCGCCGGCGACCAGGACGCGCTCCCGATCGAGGAGACCGGACGTTTCGGCGGCTGA
- the yajC gene encoding preprotein translocase subunit YajC, translating into MNDGSSLGTLLILLLPLLFIVYMAMSARRRQRAMDDFQSSLVVGEEVVTTSGIYGRLTSVGDTTAELEIARGTTIRVDKRAIGVRTADLPGHGQAGTGPTDQA; encoded by the coding sequence ATGAACGACGGCTCCTCCCTCGGGACCCTGCTGATCCTGCTCCTCCCGCTCCTCTTCATCGTCTACATGGCGATGTCGGCCCGGCGCCGGCAGCGGGCGATGGACGACTTCCAGAGCTCGCTCGTCGTCGGCGAGGAGGTCGTGACCACCTCCGGGATCTACGGTCGCCTCACCTCGGTCGGTGACACCACGGCCGAGCTCGAGATCGCCCGGGGCACGACCATCCGGGTCGACAAGCGCGCCATCGGCGTGCGCACCGCGGACCTCCCCGGGCACGGACAGGCCGGCACCGGCCCGACGGACCAGGCCTGA
- the secD gene encoding protein translocase subunit SecD yields MASRTGAESRAKDVAKRSLVWLFVAIGVLTAALGFGVARSDASWAPELGLDLQGGTQFILEPVLEGGQDVSSQQLEQARDIIVQRIDAQGTSGAEVTTLGGQNIVVAMAGRPTEAQRNAITSASQMQFRPVLATMPGTSEPAPEQTGPEAPAPSGPATSGETRGPSADEASPTSASRDEARTAPATTTPSPSSTTPSPSSTPAETGPATSTEPAPAGDSWTPTGEPKGPTDPNNISTELYEEFLALDCEQRTDTRPNTTPDQAIVACDDDGATKYILGPQMVPGSEIKDAAAGYRSTQQGQITNEVEINLTFGGDGVKRYADVSRELVALPSLSNVSPVNPPGSYNALATVYDGTVLVAPYFNEAIPNGTSSISGSFTIEEARALAQSLKFGALPMTFETNQAVTISPTLGSEQLRYGIIAGILGLLAVIVYSVFQYRVLALVTIGSMVIAFGITYLAIALLSWGYGYRLDMAGVTGLIIAIGVTADSFIVYFERVRDELREGRNVRAAVEAGWARAKRTILVADGVNFIAAVVLYVLASSGVRGFAFTLGLTTLIDLAVFWLFTHPLLTLLARRKFFSSGHRWSGLEVESLQQAGVRYRGRGQFDVPEERQSVRPGVTSDGGAVV; encoded by the coding sequence ATGGCGAGCAGGACGGGCGCGGAGAGCCGCGCCAAGGACGTCGCCAAGCGCTCCCTCGTCTGGCTTTTCGTCGCGATCGGCGTGCTCACCGCGGCGCTCGGCTTCGGCGTCGCCCGCTCTGACGCCTCCTGGGCTCCAGAGCTCGGGCTCGATCTCCAGGGCGGCACCCAGTTCATCCTCGAGCCGGTGCTCGAGGGCGGCCAGGACGTCAGCAGCCAGCAGCTCGAGCAGGCCCGCGACATCATCGTCCAGCGCATCGACGCCCAAGGCACGAGCGGTGCCGAGGTGACCACCCTCGGCGGCCAGAACATCGTCGTCGCCATGGCCGGCCGGCCGACCGAGGCCCAGCGCAACGCCATCACGAGCGCCTCGCAGATGCAGTTCCGCCCCGTCCTCGCGACGATGCCCGGCACGAGCGAGCCCGCGCCGGAGCAGACCGGGCCCGAGGCTCCGGCACCCTCCGGCCCGGCCACCTCGGGCGAGACGCGCGGGCCGTCCGCGGACGAGGCGTCCCCGACCTCCGCGTCCCGCGACGAGGCCCGCACCGCCCCGGCCACGACCACCCCTTCGCCCTCCTCGACCACCCCCTCCCCGTCGAGCACCCCGGCCGAGACCGGGCCCGCGACCTCCACCGAGCCGGCCCCCGCCGGCGACTCGTGGACCCCGACCGGCGAGCCGAAGGGCCCCACCGACCCGAACAACATCTCGACCGAGCTCTACGAGGAGTTCCTCGCCCTCGACTGCGAGCAGCGCACCGACACCCGTCCCAACACCACGCCGGACCAGGCGATCGTCGCCTGCGACGACGACGGTGCGACGAAGTACATCCTCGGCCCGCAGATGGTCCCCGGCTCCGAGATCAAGGACGCCGCCGCTGGCTACCGGTCGACCCAGCAGGGCCAGATCACCAACGAGGTCGAGATCAACCTGACCTTCGGCGGCGACGGGGTCAAGCGCTACGCCGACGTCTCGCGCGAGCTCGTCGCCCTGCCGAGCCTGAGCAACGTCAGCCCGGTCAACCCGCCCGGCTCGTACAACGCCCTCGCGACGGTCTATGACGGCACGGTCCTCGTCGCCCCGTACTTCAACGAGGCCATCCCCAACGGCACGTCCTCGATCAGCGGCAGCTTCACCATCGAGGAGGCGCGGGCCCTCGCCCAGTCGCTGAAGTTCGGTGCCCTGCCGATGACCTTCGAGACCAACCAGGCCGTGACGATCAGCCCGACGCTCGGCTCCGAGCAGCTGCGCTACGGCATCATCGCCGGCATCCTCGGCCTGCTCGCAGTCATCGTCTACTCGGTCTTCCAGTACCGCGTGCTGGCCCTCGTGACCATCGGCTCGATGGTCATCGCCTTCGGGATCACCTATCTCGCGATCGCGCTGCTGTCGTGGGGCTACGGCTACCGCCTCGACATGGCGGGCGTGACCGGTCTGATCATCGCCATCGGTGTCACCGCGGACTCCTTCATCGTCTACTTCGAGCGGGTCCGTGACGAGCTGCGCGAAGGGAGGAACGTGCGGGCCGCCGTCGAGGCCGGCTGGGCGCGGGCCAAGCGGACGATCCTCGTGGCCGACGGCGTGAACTTCATCGCCGCCGTCGTCCTCTACGTCCTCGCCAGCTCGGGCGTGCGCGGCTTCGCCTTCACGCTCGGTCTCACGACGCTCATCGACCTCGCGGTCTTCTGGCTCTTCACCCACCCGCTGCTCACGCTGCTCGCCCGCCGGAAGTTCTTCTCCTCGGGCCACCGGTGGTCGGGTCTCGAGGTCGAGAGCCTGCAGCAGGCCGGCGTCCGCTACCGCGGACGCGGACAGTTCGACGTCCCCGAGGAGCGCCAGAGCGTGCGCCCCGGCGTCACCAGCGACGGAGGTGCGGTCGTATGA
- the secF gene encoding protein translocase subunit SecF: protein MSRMADFGNDLYTGRRSIDFVGKAKTWYAITAVIMLVALAGFAVRGLNLGLEFEGGSEFRVAAEQVSDGYQTQATDAVREVVGADTSANVTLIGGNQVRVQTEKLEEAEMLDVSESLAQTFDVDAQQVTENTIGASWGASVSQQALRALVVFLVITTLLMALYYRNWKMAAAAMVALASDMIITVGIYTWSGFEVSPATVIGFLTVLGYSLYDTVVVFDKVRENIADAFQTRRQTLAEAANLAVNQTLVRSINTTVIAVLPIIAVLIIGFAKVGPGTLLDLSLALFIGMVIGAFSSVFIATPLLVQLRAKDDVVVELDRMAAKHHERAGDRERTPVGTAAAAPSGGSTTAGQEGPSGAGSPAATPSPAADGGEQTVTGRKLHKYAQSGPRNQPRKQPRSRR, encoded by the coding sequence ATGAGCCGTATGGCGGACTTCGGCAACGACCTCTACACCGGTCGCCGATCGATCGACTTCGTCGGCAAGGCGAAGACCTGGTACGCGATCACCGCGGTGATCATGCTCGTCGCCCTGGCCGGCTTCGCCGTGCGCGGGCTCAACCTCGGCCTCGAGTTCGAGGGTGGCTCGGAGTTCCGCGTCGCGGCCGAGCAGGTCTCCGACGGCTACCAGACCCAGGCCACGGACGCGGTCCGCGAGGTCGTCGGGGCGGACACCTCGGCGAACGTCACCCTCATCGGCGGCAACCAGGTCCGGGTCCAGACGGAGAAGCTCGAAGAGGCCGAGATGCTCGACGTCAGCGAGTCGCTGGCGCAGACCTTCGACGTGGATGCCCAGCAGGTCACCGAGAACACCATCGGCGCCTCGTGGGGCGCCTCGGTGAGCCAGCAGGCGCTGCGGGCGCTCGTCGTCTTCCTCGTCATCACGACGCTGCTCATGGCGCTCTACTACCGCAACTGGAAGATGGCAGCGGCGGCGATGGTCGCCCTCGCGAGCGACATGATCATCACCGTCGGTATCTACACGTGGTCCGGCTTCGAGGTCTCGCCGGCGACGGTCATCGGCTTCCTCACCGTCCTCGGATACTCGCTCTACGACACCGTGGTCGTCTTCGACAAGGTGCGCGAGAACATCGCCGACGCCTTCCAGACCCGGCGGCAGACCCTCGCCGAGGCCGCGAACCTCGCCGTCAACCAGACCCTCGTGCGCTCGATCAACACGACGGTCATCGCCGTCCTGCCGATCATCGCGGTGCTCATCATCGGCTTCGCCAAGGTCGGCCCCGGCACCCTGCTCGACCTCTCGCTGGCCCTCTTCATCGGCATGGTCATCGGTGCCTTCTCCTCGGTCTTCATCGCGACGCCGCTGCTCGTCCAGCTGCGCGCGAAGGACGACGTCGTCGTCGAGCTCGACCGGATGGCGGCGAAGCACCACGAGCGCGCCGGGGACCGCGAGCGGACCCCGGTCGGCACCGCGGCCGCCGCACCCTCGGGCGGGTCGACCACGGCCGGTCAGGAGGGGCCCTCCGGTGCCGGCAGCCCGGCAGCCACCCCTTCGCC